In the Mastacembelus armatus chromosome 17, fMasArm1.2, whole genome shotgun sequence genome, one interval contains:
- the ndufv2 gene encoding NADH dehydrogenase [ubiquinone] flavoprotein 2, mitochondrial → MFLSAAVRSVVSHTARQVRGLHRSAARAGAGGIFVHRDTPDNNPDTPFEFTEENKKRVEAIISMYPVGHKQAATIPVLDLAQRQHGWLPISAMNKVAEVLEIPPMRVYEVATFYTMFLRQPVGKYFIQVCTTTPCMLCNSDSILEAIQNKLGIKVGETTQDKMFTLIEVECLGACVNAPMVQINDNYYEDLTPKDIEDIIDELKAGGVPPPGPRSGRFSCEPAGGLTSLTGPPTGPGFGVRSDL, encoded by the exons atgtttctgtctgctgctgttcgTTCTGTAGTCTCTCACACG gCCAGGCAGGTCAGAGGTCTGCATCGATCTGCTGCACGTGCCGGAGCTGGTGGCATCTTTGTG cacAGAGATACTCCTGACAACAACCCTGACACTCCTTTTGAGTTCACTGAGGAGAACAAGAAG agGGTTGAGGCAATCATTTCAATGTATCCCGTTGGACACAAGCAAGCAGCCACCATCCCAGTGTTGGATTTAGCACAGAGGCAACATGGATGGCTTCCCATCTCTGCTATGAACAAG GTCGCTGAGGTGTTGGAAATCCCTCCAATGAGAGTATATGAAGTAGCAACATTCTACACAATGTTTCTGCGTCAGCCCGTGGGAAAATACTTCATTCAAGTCTGCACAACAACACCCTGCATGCTCTGCAACTCAGACAGTATCCTGGAAGCCATCCAAAATAAACTGG GTATCAAGGTTGGAGAGACTACTCAAGACAAGATGTTCACTCTAATAGAAGTGGAATGTCTAGGTGCCTGCGTGAATGCTCCAATGGTCCAGATCAATGACAACTATTAT GAGGACCTTACACCAAAGGATATTGAGGATATTATTGATGAACTTAAAGCAGGTGGAGTACCACCACCAGGACCCAG GAGTGGGCGTTTCTCCTGTGAGCCTGCAGGAGGACTGACATCTCTGACAGGGCCTCCTACAGGACCAGGCTTTGGTGTTAGATCGGACCTGTAG